The Porites lutea chromosome 4, jaPorLute2.1, whole genome shotgun sequence genome contains a region encoding:
- the LOC140935040 gene encoding uncharacterized protein, translating to MSHIRHRVNNHISHFFSLTFRMAHKANRECTLQDVQDIWRPCTSQVNLKRINIKTVTVSFDSNKICEMPQTCSKSATLEQLGIRETDIFKSEHAPTSVSSDTRPEVSLCQDYVTSTSTCAVEDTRSVHSNSDGSPDKSPRTNILSRMAKTKASWVENQKVPEYLTQRRSPILCKGSPLGSSLLTPFMESNLSTDKATKGFRDGKKFDLLPISKYLAQYRDERKIHKEKRLPLVRISSYHTYCGCMDSLGFWDCAEGQPNSAKQMATFFTTKDVFKPYHARLLPTRGEALFVEPSQDKLNAYITTREIKLPRLHRTGGNETFFTETSGGLKTRNGGLDSKRNVYFPVIVS from the exons ATGTCGCACATCAGACACCGTGTCAATAATCACATCtcccattttttttccttaacattTCGTATGGCGCACAAAGCGAACCGTGAATGTACCTTACAAGATGTACAAGACATCTGGAGGCCATGCACTTCTCAAGTGAACTTAAAGAG GATTAACATTAAAACCGTTACAGTTTCCTTCGATAGCAACAAAATCTGCGAAATGCCACAAACTTGTTCAAAGTCCGCCACACTGGAGCAGCTTGGGATAAGAGAGACTGATATATTCAAAAGTGAGCATGCGCCAACGAGCGTCTCAAGCGACACTCGACCAGAAGTCAGTCTGTGTCAAGATTATGTAACATCCACAAGTACATGCGCAGTCGAAGACACCCGATCCGTCCACTCGAATTCAGATGGCTCACCTGACAAGTCACCACGAACGAACATTTTATCGCGCATGGCAAAAACTAAGGCCTCTTGGGTCGAAAACCAGAAGGTTCCAGAGTATTTAACACAAAGAAGAAGTCCAATTCTGTGCAAGGGTAGTCCACTGGGAAGTTCTTTGTTAACACCATTCATGGAAAGTAATCTCTCAACGGATAAAGCAACGAAGGGATTTCGCGATGGAAAGAAGTTCGATTTATTGccgatttcaaaatatttggCTCAGTATCGAGACGAGAGAAAAATCCATAAAGAGAAACGGTTGCCTCTTGTACGAATTAGTTCTTATCACACCTACTGCGGGTGCATGGACAGCTTAGGATTCTGGGATTGTGCGGAGGGACAGCCAAACAGTGCCAAACAAATGGCTACTTTCTTTACAACCAAAGACGTTTTTAAACCATATCACGCTAGGCTGCTGCCTACTCGAGGCGAGGCCTTGTTCGTTGAACCTTCACAGGACAAGTTGAACGCTTACATAACAACGCGTGAGATAAAGTTACCAAGACTTCACCGCACCGGTGGAAATGAGAcattttttactgaaacaagCGGTGGATTGAAAACGAGGAACGGAGGACTTGACTCGAAGCGAAATGTCTATTTTCCAGTCATAGTTAGTTAA
- the LOC140932844 gene encoding cystinosin homolog, with protein sequence MENKIILIILADVVGWGYFLCWTVSFLPQIYENWRRKCVVGFSFDMLAYFLLSYITYLIYNVTVFFDPGLVFDNSGEDNPVKTTDVVFAIVAFICTSYQGIQCLMYDRGSQKIHSSTIVVCVGCLVALLILVVLKCFGIGSWFLVLQYCGYVKLVVSFGTYSPQVWLNFKRKSTTGFHIGGVLLDFGGGVLSLLQMDIYCFIEHSINQLTGNIPKMALAVVTLLFNIILVWQHYVFYLGNELVGADEQKPLLRGAKKTKFYSVDVNSEEGDFQVTSLSLSVDENTENPRSRKSNSQESLV encoded by the exons ATGGAGAACaaaattattcttattattttagCCGATGTCGTCGGATGGGGATATTTTCTCTGCTGGACAGTGTCTTTTTTGCCCCAGATCTACGAAAATTGGCGACGAAAATGTGTGGTGGGTTTTTCCTTCGACATGCTTGCGtattttcttctcagttataTTACCTACCTGATTTACAACGTGACTGTATTTTTCGACCCTGGCTTGGTTTTCGACAATTCCGGCGAAGATAACCCCGTTAAAACCACCGATGTGGTGTTCGCCATTGTTGCATTTATTTGTACATCTTACCAAGGAATTCAATGCTTGATGTACGATCGTGGATCACAAAAGATACACTCCAGCACTATCGTGGTTTGTGTTGGCTGCTTGGTCGCCTTGCTTATCCTGGTTGTTTTAAAGTGTTTTGGTATCGGTTCGTGGTTTTTGGTCCTGCAGTATTGCGGATATGTGAAGCTTGTTGTCTCGTTTGGGACG TATTCTCCGCAAGTGTGGCTGAATTTTAAACGTAAGTCCACCACAGGATTTCATATTGGTGGGGTACTGCTTGATTTTGGAGGTGGAGTGCTCAGCTTGCTACAAATGGATATCTACTGTTTTATTGAACACAGTATCAATCAGCTGACAGGCAACATTCCCAAAATGGCACTTGCTGTGGTCACACTCTTATTCAACATTATCCTTGTTTGGCAGCACTATGTCTTCTACCTTGGTAATGAACTTGTTGGTGCTGACGAGCAGAAACCATTGCTGAGAGGTGCcaagaaaacaaagttttattCAGTTGATGTCAATTCTGAAGAAGGCGATTTTCAGGTGACTAGTTTGTCCCTCTCAGTAGACGAGAACACAGAAAACCCAAGAAGTCGTAAATCAAATTCACAAGAATCTTTGGTGTAA